One sulfur-oxidizing endosymbiont of Gigantopelta aegis genomic region harbors:
- a CDS encoding TolC family protein has product MSLSSPSLISALFFMGVLCSDLVAAEKGQNQSASLIPEPLTLEYALSMSERAESPEIMRYDAQRKIAQANQQLALSEQGFFAEVNGRLRYVEPVNIISSIDTYNNKNNDSKISLDINKRLYDFGRTQANIDASLASIASVESLYGDFVSSRKVAILQAYLNVLLADIIYNQTNEAMSVDYVALDKLRSRFELKQVSDIELLTVENDFRETRRALNQAASDQRLTRYKLAKLISPGHLSVKLKKPKLETIQALSESRKLPEIEQLYDMAYQKNPQLISMAHQIEAAQQSLNAYSAEKYPIISANLQAAEYARELGSSDKFRAGIEIWLPLYQAGQEDAKIKRSSGELLQLQAEKLQLKQDIEEQVLALWLRISDLKRQTGDTDFAMEYRDLYLDRSRALYELEVTSDLGDAMVELSQAQLFKAQTFFELAVSWAKLDALLGNDMDYFKQ; this is encoded by the coding sequence ATGTCACTATCAAGTCCATCGTTAATTTCTGCGTTATTTTTTATGGGTGTTTTGTGCAGTGATCTGGTTGCTGCTGAGAAAGGCCAAAATCAAAGCGCTTCCCTTATTCCGGAACCTTTGACTTTAGAATATGCTTTATCAATGTCCGAGCGTGCAGAATCACCGGAAATAATGCGCTATGATGCACAACGAAAAATTGCTCAGGCAAATCAACAATTGGCATTGTCTGAGCAAGGTTTTTTTGCCGAAGTCAATGGTCGTTTACGCTATGTTGAACCGGTTAATATCATTTCTAGTATTGATACGTATAACAACAAAAACAATGATAGCAAAATAAGCCTGGATATTAATAAAAGGCTGTATGACTTTGGTCGTACTCAGGCAAATATTGATGCCAGTCTGGCAAGCATTGCTTCTGTTGAATCGCTCTATGGTGACTTTGTTTCAAGTCGGAAGGTCGCGATTTTACAAGCTTACCTCAATGTCTTATTGGCCGATATTATTTATAATCAAACCAATGAGGCGATGTCAGTTGATTATGTGGCCTTGGATAAATTACGCTCGCGTTTTGAATTAAAACAAGTGTCTGATATTGAATTGCTAACAGTTGAAAATGACTTTCGAGAAACCCGTAGAGCATTGAATCAGGCCGCAAGTGATCAACGTCTAACGCGTTATAAGCTAGCCAAACTGATCAGTCCGGGACACTTGTCGGTGAAACTGAAAAAACCTAAATTAGAAACCATACAAGCCTTATCAGAATCTCGAAAACTACCAGAGATAGAACAATTGTATGATATGGCCTATCAAAAAAATCCTCAACTTATTTCAATGGCACATCAAATAGAAGCCGCGCAACAATCGCTTAATGCTTATAGTGCTGAAAAATATCCTATTATAAGTGCCAATCTTCAGGCCGCAGAATATGCCCGTGAATTAGGCTCATCGGATAAATTTAGAGCAGGTATAGAAATTTGGTTACCGCTTTATCAGGCGGGGCAGGAAGATGCCAAAATTAAACGCAGTAGTGGCGAGTTGTTACAATTACAGGCAGAAAAGCTGCAACTAAAACAGGATATAGAAGAGCAAGTCTTGGCGCTCTGGCTACGAATCAGTGATTTGAAACGGCAAACAGGTGATACTGACTTTGCTATGGAATACCGCGATCTCTATTTGGATCGCAGTCGGGCACTCTATGAACTTGAAGTCACCAGTGACCTAGGCGATGCGATGGTGGAACTCAGTCAGGCGCAATTGTTTAAGGCACAGACTTTTTTTGAATTGGCGGTTTCATGGGCTAAATTAGATGCCTTATTAGGCAATGATATGGACTATTTTAAACAATGA
- a CDS encoding efflux RND transporter periplasmic adaptor subunit gives MSAYAQEQAMVYKITSPLTGVVKTVYVKAGQVVKKGDLLLEYDASLINSTLAAAQAKINMEAFNKSEAKKELGRAEELYDRTVLSEYDLQQAKLLYRKAVSQYASAKNELVYAQWDEAHRKLYATFSGTVTAVFSYPGQYVNNQFSAQSLLLIEAK, from the coding sequence TTGTCCGCTTATGCTCAAGAACAAGCCATGGTGTATAAGATCACCTCACCCCTAACGGGAGTGGTTAAAACGGTGTATGTTAAAGCCGGGCAAGTGGTCAAAAAAGGTGATTTATTATTGGAATACGATGCCTCATTGATTAATAGTACTCTAGCTGCGGCACAAGCAAAAATTAACATGGAAGCATTTAATAAGTCCGAGGCAAAGAAAGAGCTTGGACGTGCTGAAGAGCTTTATGATCGTACTGTTTTGTCTGAATATGATTTGCAACAAGCGAAATTACTTTATCGCAAGGCGGTATCACAATACGCAAGTGCTAAAAATGAGTTGGTCTATGCACAGTGGGATGAGGCTCATCGTAAGCTTTATGCTACCTTTTCTGGGACGGTGACAGCGGTTTTTAGTTACCCTGGACAATATGTTAATAATCAATTTTCAGCCCAGAGTTTATTGCTTATAGAAGCAAAATAA
- a CDS encoding TlpA family protein disulfide reductase: MKETRTSVPRLKKGDVESNFVSSYLSIKKSRQCLLFISFLFFTTMALAKEIVVSIPSLTEELSEALADEVEITLETFPASGNYLILWLAPEYGLRPSHLRLAQALAKQNIEVWQTDISESLFMPQGLQSSKKHNGAITAALIEYAHQSTGKKIILAGDSYAAITVLRGVNQWQKKQAKDAYLIGAILFSPNLYAYIPALGLAPEYMPVVAATNIPIMIYQATKNGNIGQFDTLLAQLQTNNNPVYSKYLPNVMALFYAEEPTPPIKKQLNLLPLNIKKILPLLQRHELPLNAIPIKTMQSNQRDIDRSLKTYSGKVTPLKIHLNDVYGKAIIKNNYQGKITIVNFWATWCPPCVEEIPSLNRLKVQMTGLPFELISINYAEEKDTVLEFLKKINVEFPVLLDPNGEFAKQWQVITFPSTFIIDPQGKIRYGVNAAIEWDDPKVIEALKSLL; this comes from the coding sequence ATGAAAGAAACAAGAACCTCAGTCCCCCGCCTAAAGAAGGGGGACGTTGAAAGCAATTTTGTAAGTAGCTATTTATCCATAAAAAAATCACGTCAGTGCTTATTGTTTATCAGTTTTTTATTTTTTACAACAATGGCATTGGCTAAAGAAATCGTCGTAAGCATTCCTTCCCTAACAGAAGAGCTATCAGAAGCACTAGCCGATGAAGTCGAAATTACCCTTGAGACTTTCCCGGCATCAGGCAATTATTTAATTCTCTGGCTAGCCCCTGAATATGGTCTACGTCCTAGCCACCTTCGCTTAGCTCAAGCATTAGCCAAACAAAACATTGAAGTTTGGCAAACTGACATCAGTGAATCATTATTCATGCCTCAGGGTTTGCAGTCATCAAAAAAGCATAATGGTGCTATCACCGCAGCACTTATTGAGTATGCCCATCAAAGCACTGGCAAAAAAATTATTCTTGCCGGTGACTCCTATGCTGCTATTACAGTCTTACGAGGTGTCAACCAATGGCAGAAAAAACAAGCCAAAGACGCTTATCTCATTGGTGCCATTTTATTTTCACCCAATCTCTATGCCTATATCCCGGCACTGGGTCTAGCGCCTGAATACATGCCAGTGGTTGCGGCGACTAACATACCGATTATGATTTATCAGGCCACTAAGAATGGTAATATTGGCCAGTTTGATACTTTGTTAGCGCAATTACAAACGAATAACAACCCCGTCTATAGTAAATATTTACCAAATGTTATGGCACTTTTTTATGCCGAAGAACCTACACCGCCCATAAAAAAACAACTGAATTTATTACCCTTAAACATAAAAAAAATACTGCCTTTACTGCAAAGACATGAACTACCACTCAATGCAATTCCAATTAAAACAATGCAAAGCAATCAGCGTGATATTGATCGCTCTTTGAAAACCTATAGCGGAAAAGTTACTCCACTGAAGATTCACTTAAATGATGTGTATGGCAAAGCAATCATTAAAAATAATTATCAGGGAAAAATTACCATCGTTAACTTTTGGGCCACCTGGTGTCCCCCTTGCGTAGAAGAGATCCCTTCCTTAAACCGCTTAAAAGTACAAATGACCGGCTTGCCCTTTGAGTTAATTTCAATTAATTATGCGGAAGAAAAAGACACTGTATTAGAATTTTTGAAAAAAATTAATGTTGAATTTCCAGTGCTATTAGATCCCAATGGCGAGTTTGCCAAACAATGGCAGGTAATCACCTTTCCATCCACTTTTATTATTGATCCACAGGGCAAGATTCGTTACGGCGTCAATGCCGCCATTGAGTGGGATGATCCCAAGGTGATAGAAGCGCTAAAGTCACTTCTTTAA
- a CDS encoding PDC sensor domain-containing protein yields MRSILQETISTQRKILVDLLKHPLCKLVLELASDIHNATALETHLHRAFPVFQHCKYLYVMDAQGIQITQTIFADGSEAKSLGRDRSQRPYMQHDFSEKQFALSEAYISKHNKRPSITAIHVIKDAQQQLIGYLGVDYDLRELPGTNHLYKENYKWQQIKGDPAIRSGLFAQQRMQSDMDNNIDNVLALMQALICEHGVFHGKFHFSSSRTTVWLIDDPYNYRLLSMNELNDPDICLAYPRQPYSDLASVPTEAIPKIFEYFRQLRFADETIYLRAGSINIVNGMISLNFSCDGSHYLPYQEFLDKGMGFWFGTNEDVDPFQYDEVIETICAQGCDYVYQFINQHRQGNNASELNNIPQIEQDKIVKELETIMQVYSHKTD; encoded by the coding sequence ATGAGAAGCATACTACAAGAAACCATATCAACCCAGCGCAAAATACTAGTCGATCTATTAAAGCACCCTCTTTGTAAGCTCGTTCTGGAGCTCGCATCTGACATACACAATGCTACCGCCTTAGAGACGCATTTACATCGAGCCTTTCCGGTATTTCAACATTGCAAATACCTTTATGTCATGGATGCACAGGGAATACAGATCACTCAGACAATCTTTGCCGATGGCAGTGAGGCTAAGAGTCTCGGTCGGGATCGTTCTCAACGACCCTATATGCAACATGATTTTAGCGAGAAACAATTTGCCTTATCTGAAGCTTATATCAGCAAGCATAATAAGCGTCCATCCATTACAGCCATTCATGTCATCAAAGATGCACAGCAACAACTTATTGGTTATCTCGGCGTAGATTATGACTTACGCGAACTGCCGGGAACGAATCATTTGTATAAAGAAAACTACAAATGGCAACAAATCAAAGGTGATCCCGCTATTCGCAGTGGCTTATTTGCCCAGCAACGTATGCAAAGTGATATGGATAACAATATTGATAATGTGCTCGCCCTGATGCAGGCATTGATTTGTGAACATGGCGTTTTCCATGGCAAATTTCACTTTTCCAGCAGTCGGACGACGGTCTGGCTGATCGATGATCCCTATAATTATCGTTTATTGAGTATGAATGAGCTCAATGATCCTGATATTTGTCTGGCCTATCCTCGTCAACCATACTCTGATCTGGCCAGCGTTCCCACTGAAGCCATTCCTAAAATCTTTGAATATTTTCGTCAATTACGCTTCGCCGATGAAACTATTTATTTACGTGCCGGTTCGATTAATATCGTCAATGGCATGATCAGCCTGAACTTCTCCTGTGATGGTTCACACTATCTGCCTTATCAGGAATTTTTAGATAAGGGAATGGGCTTCTGGTTCGGTACAAATGAAGATGTCGATCCCTTTCAATATGATGAAGTGATTGAAACCATTTGTGCTCAGGGTTGTGACTATGTTTATCAATTTATCAATCAGCATAGGCAGGGTAATAACGCCAGTGAACTGAATAATATCCCACAAATAGAACAGGATAAAATTGTCAAAGAACTGGAAACCATCATGCAGGTTTATTCACATAAAACGGATTAA
- a CDS encoding tetratricopeptide repeat protein gives MDFSLINKQILIYMLFISSSVTAQMRTIQYTASELELRACQQFSFAPAIDWTCSHTIRFTPTTKTLIAESVLKEKNQQMMHLLEQADDYLADEDYAQAELAYRQAIKLRPKSSLVRIKLGYFYTELDRDADALQSLQYGLEAIPNNADIIHEMGLIQVRLRLLSKAIVSLAKAAILAPENPHYSYVYGIAMNSYQRPEEALDILQQALLRHPIDRPILNALVAINQDNNHFLEAISYAEQLLVLEPENPDYQALTQHLKILINSDKK, from the coding sequence ATGGATTTTTCATTGATTAACAAGCAAATCCTTATTTATATGCTTTTTATTTCATCGAGCGTTACTGCTCAGATGCGTACAATTCAATATACGGCATCCGAGTTAGAATTGAGAGCATGCCAACAATTTTCTTTTGCTCCTGCCATTGACTGGACTTGCTCACATACAATTCGTTTTACTCCGACTACAAAAACACTCATAGCTGAAAGTGTTCTTAAAGAAAAGAACCAACAAATGATGCACTTGCTTGAGCAGGCGGATGATTATTTGGCTGATGAGGATTATGCTCAGGCTGAATTAGCCTATCGGCAGGCGATAAAACTCCGGCCAAAATCGAGTTTAGTACGGATAAAATTGGGCTATTTTTATACCGAACTGGATCGTGATGCAGATGCCTTGCAGAGCTTGCAATACGGCTTAGAGGCAATACCGAATAATGCCGACATTATTCATGAAATGGGCTTAATTCAGGTGCGCCTCAGGCTATTATCAAAAGCCATTGTGTCATTGGCAAAAGCGGCTATTCTAGCACCGGAAAACCCACACTATAGCTATGTTTATGGCATTGCCATGAATTCCTATCAGCGCCCTGAAGAAGCGCTGGATATTTTGCAACAGGCTTTGTTACGTCATCCAATAGACAGACCCATTCTCAATGCCCTAGTTGCGATTAATCAGGATAATAATCATTTTCTCGAAGCTATTTCTTATGCTGAGCAATTATTGGTATTGGAGCCGGAAAACCCTGATTATCAGGCTCTAACGCAGCATTTAAAAATATTGATAAATTCGGATAAAAAATGA
- the hemC gene encoding hydroxymethylbilane synthase: protein MSRKTIKIATRKSPLALWQAYFVRDELLARHDDLDVVLVKMVSKGDKILDVPLAKVGGKGLFVKELEEGLLAGDADIAVHSMKDVPVEFPDGLGLAVICEREDPRDAFVSNTYAELDELPQGAIVGTSSLRRQSQLLKYRPDLQIKFLRGNVNTRLKKLDDGDYDAIILAAAGLIRLEMKDRITSYLSTEQSLPAMGQGAVGIECRVNDEQTKALIASLAHEETTIRLTAERALNKRLEGGCQVPIGGFAELDGDQLSMRAFVGSPDGKQLVEGSVSGPAINAEKMGIALADDLLLRGAKEILAEVYKNGL, encoded by the coding sequence ATGAGCAGAAAAACAATCAAAATCGCAACCCGTAAAAGCCCATTAGCCTTATGGCAGGCCTATTTTGTCCGTGATGAATTATTAGCCAGACATGATGATTTAGACGTTGTATTGGTCAAAATGGTTTCCAAGGGGGATAAAATCCTCGATGTTCCATTAGCAAAAGTCGGTGGTAAGGGCTTGTTTGTTAAAGAACTTGAAGAAGGCTTATTAGCCGGTGATGCCGATATTGCGGTGCATTCAATGAAAGATGTGCCTGTAGAGTTTCCTGACGGTTTGGGCTTGGCGGTTATTTGCGAACGTGAAGATCCACGTGATGCCTTTGTGTCCAATACTTATGCCGAGCTTGACGAACTGCCTCAGGGGGCTATTGTCGGCACTTCCAGTTTACGCCGTCAGAGCCAACTACTTAAATACCGCCCTGATTTACAAATTAAATTTTTACGTGGTAATGTGAATACTCGCCTAAAGAAATTAGATGATGGCGACTATGATGCGATTATTTTAGCCGCCGCCGGTTTAATTCGCTTAGAGATGAAAGATCGCATCACCAGTTACCTGAGCACAGAACAAAGTTTACCCGCTATGGGGCAGGGCGCAGTAGGCATTGAATGTCGTGTGAATGACGAACAAACCAAAGCCCTAATTGCCAGCCTAGCCCATGAAGAAACGACCATACGTCTAACCGCCGAACGTGCTTTAAACAAGCGTCTTGAAGGCGGTTGTCAGGTGCCTATCGGCGGTTTTGCAGAGTTAGACGGTGACCAACTCTCCATGCGTGCCTTTGTGGGCTCACCGGATGGTAAGCAATTAGTGGAAGGGAGTGTTTCCGGTCCTGCAATCAATGCTGAAAAAATGGGCATCGCCCTCGCCGATGATTTGTTATTGCGCGGTGCTAAAGAAATTTTAGCCGAAGTTTATAAAAATGGCCTTTAA
- a CDS encoding TonB-dependent receptor plug domain-containing protein: MQRKSYGLRFLLKRLSKISVLLVTSLLSCSVLAETEVKDDLFELSLEDLGEVTIATRTSRSISEIPSTVYVYKQEQIRSHGWNSLAELIQDVPGVDVVNKGGRGMTLSVRGVGDLNFHGSKTVVMIDGHNASFSSLSSPGFGGFMNQYDILNAKRVEIQIGPGGTLHGANAFGIVINIITMDPEDIDGIEADFIYGSQGEYMPSVRFGSREGDLGFFQSFSSWYQNDSRLSEVAISRNNDGSKLYYDNDLFEEQTSKNIDLHGYIDYDDKLRVGYRYSKVDGGRGTSLLSTEKGNLLIEQPMVYLDFSTGLSDRVTYTLSSHYKKSKMTDADDNYFVDSTRNLVGSIRQESNSFVVDNQFTFFQNNELTWVGGLFLEYSDQRSSSVKVTRKTTDPDDLQKTELKDKEDFDNMATYAQMEWIPNDEFYLVTGFRYVDSENQYPSELIPRLGMRYVLNSQWMAKFNYQKGYRPPAVSDGKQRGITVAGNSDLTSETIDSYELSLVGNPHPQVGIRATYFQSKVSDLIALTAYNGTGNFTSITDNVGQIDVNGIEFEVNYEINDKLKMESTAIYTDSVNNETDERVRTVVPYKLNLTLIARPVENWELVWDNYFRWNPTTDEENALYQGEDAKDWVLSNLTVTNKRSFNVKGLNLMLSIRNMFNQSYGHVDPRTTLSKRPFLTSYHPQEKINVMMGVNYRF, from the coding sequence ATGCAAAGAAAGTCTTATGGATTGCGATTTTTATTAAAACGATTGTCAAAAATATCAGTTTTACTCGTTACTTCTCTATTGAGTTGCAGTGTTCTCGCTGAAACCGAAGTCAAGGATGACTTATTTGAACTTTCCCTGGAAGATTTAGGCGAAGTCACCATTGCCACCCGCACCTCACGTTCTATTTCTGAAATTCCCTCTACCGTTTATGTTTACAAACAAGAGCAAATTCGCAGCCATGGTTGGAATTCCTTAGCTGAACTTATTCAGGATGTGCCGGGCGTTGATGTGGTCAATAAAGGCGGCCGAGGAATGACCTTATCCGTTCGTGGTGTCGGTGATTTGAATTTTCATGGCAGTAAAACCGTGGTTATGATTGATGGTCATAATGCCTCTTTTTCCAGCTTAAGCTCTCCCGGTTTTGGCGGTTTTATGAATCAGTATGATATTCTCAATGCCAAGCGTGTTGAAATTCAAATCGGCCCGGGTGGAACCTTGCATGGCGCGAATGCCTTCGGTATTGTGATTAATATTATTACTATGGATCCAGAGGATATTGATGGCATTGAAGCTGACTTTATTTATGGCTCACAGGGTGAATATATGCCCTCCGTTCGTTTTGGCTCACGAGAAGGTGATCTGGGATTTTTTCAATCCTTTAGTTCTTGGTACCAAAATGATTCTAGGCTGTCTGAAGTGGCAATTTCACGCAATAATGATGGTTCAAAATTATATTATGATAATGATTTATTCGAAGAACAAACATCAAAAAATATCGATCTGCATGGTTATATAGATTATGACGATAAGCTGCGAGTGGGCTATCGCTATTCAAAAGTAGATGGTGGGCGTGGTACGTCCTTGCTCTCGACCGAAAAAGGCAACCTTTTAATTGAACAGCCAATGGTGTATTTAGATTTCAGTACCGGCTTAAGTGATAGAGTTACCTATACTTTGAGTAGTCATTATAAAAAGTCGAAAATGACTGATGCGGACGATAATTACTTTGTGGATAGTACGCGCAATCTGGTTGGCAGTATTCGACAAGAATCCAATTCATTTGTTGTCGATAATCAATTTACTTTTTTTCAAAACAATGAATTAACCTGGGTCGGTGGCTTGTTTTTAGAGTATTCTGATCAACGTTCCAGTTCAGTTAAAGTGACCAGAAAAACGACTGATCCGGATGATCTTCAAAAAACCGAACTAAAAGATAAAGAAGACTTTGACAACATGGCCACTTATGCACAAATGGAGTGGATTCCCAATGATGAATTTTATTTGGTCACTGGTTTTCGCTATGTTGATAGTGAGAACCAATATCCTTCTGAGTTGATCCCAAGACTGGGTATGCGCTATGTTTTAAACTCACAATGGATGGCTAAATTCAATTATCAAAAAGGCTATCGACCACCAGCAGTCAGTGATGGTAAACAGCGTGGCATTACCGTGGCAGGCAATTCCGATCTAACCTCTGAAACCATTGATAGTTATGAGTTAAGCTTAGTCGGAAATCCACATCCTCAAGTTGGCATAAGAGCGACTTATTTCCAATCAAAAGTCAGTGATTTAATTGCCCTGACGGCCTATAACGGTACGGGTAATTTTACCAGCATTACTGATAATGTGGGTCAAATTGATGTGAATGGCATCGAATTTGAAGTGAACTATGAAATTAATGATAAATTAAAGATGGAAAGCACTGCGATTTATACCGATAGTGTGAATAATGAGACCGATGAAAGAGTGCGCACTGTGGTGCCGTATAAACTTAATTTAACGCTTATCGCGCGGCCGGTAGAAAACTGGGAACTCGTCTGGGATAACTACTTTCGTTGGAATCCAACCACAGATGAAGAGAATGCCCTGTATCAGGGTGAAGATGCAAAAGATTGGGTACTGAGCAATTTAACCGTGACCAATAAGCGCTCGTTTAATGTTAAAGGTTTAAATTTAATGTTATCTATACGTAATATGTTTAATCAATCCTATGGCCATGTTGATCCCCGCACAACACTCTCTAAAAGGCCTTTTTTGACTTCCTATCATCCACAGGAAAAAATTAATGTTATGATGGGTGTTAATTACCGTTTTTAG
- a CDS encoding YfiR family protein, giving the protein MLQVTLFTSLILLFASVSAGGSSYKVKAAYLYQFTKFTQWPNELFSDKDEPIRICVLGRNPFANLLDGFTKKTSQKRPLSVEYLSSLETITRCQIIFISQSEEKRLAQIFQRLAHVPVLTVSDIDGFARRGGIIGFVPKLRKVGIEINVEASKIAGTKLSSKLLKVATLVPGRLALNGSGVSPL; this is encoded by the coding sequence TTGTTGCAAGTTACACTATTCACAAGTCTGATATTATTGTTTGCCAGTGTCTCAGCGGGTGGTTCCAGTTATAAAGTCAAAGCAGCCTACCTTTACCAGTTCACAAAATTTACTCAATGGCCGAATGAACTCTTTAGTGATAAAGATGAGCCAATACGCATTTGTGTGCTAGGTAGAAATCCATTTGCTAATCTATTAGATGGATTTACCAAAAAAACCTCACAAAAACGTCCTCTAAGTGTTGAATACCTTTCATCATTGGAAACAATTACCCGTTGTCAGATTATCTTTATCAGCCAATCAGAAGAAAAGCGTTTGGCGCAAATTTTCCAGCGGCTGGCACATGTTCCGGTGTTAACTGTGAGTGATATAGATGGTTTCGCCCGCCGAGGTGGCATTATCGGATTTGTTCCCAAACTTAGAAAAGTCGGCATTGAAATTAATGTAGAGGCCTCAAAAATAGCGGGTACCAAGCTTAGTTCAAAGTTACTCAAAGTTGCAACGCTGGTGCCGGGTCGCTTGGCTCTAAATGGCAGTGGGGTGAGTCCGCTATGA